A section of the bacterium genome encodes:
- the purN gene encoding phosphoribosylglycinamide formyltransferase encodes MNKKIQQKRIIIMASGNGSNFEAIVKACHCGQINAQPVKLIGDKPKAFVFERAKTLGVDSECIDYQSFTYRSEFEDQLLRACKKDGPDYIVLAGFMKILPVQFIHNFKDKIINIHPSLLPKYPGTKAIEKAWANDDSVSGVTVHYVDEGVDTGKIILQKSLEIDRTKTFEDFCQQMHALEHQVYIEALQKILK; translated from the coding sequence ATGAACAAAAAAATACAACAAAAAAGAATCATCATCATGGCTTCAGGCAATGGCAGTAACTTTGAAGCCATTGTAAAAGCATGTCACTGTGGTCAAATCAATGCTCAACCTGTTAAACTCATTGGAGATAAACCCAAGGCCTTTGTTTTTGAACGAGCCAAAACTCTTGGTGTAGACTCTGAATGTATCGATTATCAGTCTTTTACTTATAGATCTGAATTTGAAGACCAACTATTGCGGGCATGCAAAAAAGATGGACCGGATTATATTGTTTTGGCGGGTTTTATGAAAATACTTCCAGTGCAATTTATCCATAACTTTAAAGACAAGATTATCAATATTCATCCCTCGCTTTTACCCAAATACCCTGGAACCAAAGCGATTGAAAAAGCCTGGGCTAATGATGATAGTGTTAGCGGGGTTACGGTTCACTATGTTGATGAAGGTGTTGATACAGGTAAAATCATCTTACAAAAAAGTCTAGAGATTGACCGCACAAAAACATTTGAAGATTTTTGTCAGCAGATGCACGCTTTAGAGCATCAAGTATACATTGAAGCTTTGCAAAAAATTCTGAAATAA
- a CDS encoding LysR substrate-binding domain-containing protein yields the protein MPSLSQLEYILAVAKHKHFGRAAKSCFVSQPSLSAQVQKAEDELDIVIFDRSKSPIKITQLGQEVIDQAKKIISEHKKLLDIHAQSTELSGSFHLGVIPTLSPYILPLFIKSFSDNYPKVELTISEHKTQDIIEKLYDDQIDGGLLVTPLYDDKIIERSLFYEPFYAFMSNKHPLIKKKTVSETQLQDYPIWLLDEGHCFREQVIKVCAFKNKPEVLNNVHFDSGNLETLKNLIRRGDGYTLIPHLSTLDLSEQEKKHQLKKFKTPVPTREVSLVHSRTFLKEHIINAIIDCIIDNVPNELSSLKKRNIERIEI from the coding sequence ATGCCAAGTTTGAGTCAACTTGAATACATTTTAGCCGTAGCAAAACACAAACATTTTGGCAGAGCTGCTAAATCGTGCTTTGTCAGTCAACCTTCTCTTTCAGCCCAAGTCCAAAAAGCTGAAGATGAGTTGGATATTGTGATTTTTGATCGTTCAAAATCTCCCATTAAAATCACACAGCTTGGTCAAGAAGTGATTGACCAAGCAAAAAAAATCATATCTGAACATAAAAAGCTGCTCGATATCCATGCTCAAAGCACAGAACTCAGTGGGTCATTTCATCTTGGCGTTATTCCTACCTTGTCTCCTTATATTTTACCTCTGTTTATTAAAAGCTTTTCAGACAACTACCCAAAGGTAGAGTTGACCATTAGCGAGCACAAAACCCAAGACATTATTGAAAAACTCTACGACGATCAAATTGATGGCGGACTCTTAGTAACCCCCCTTTATGATGATAAAATCATAGAACGCAGTTTATTTTATGAACCTTTTTATGCGTTCATGTCCAACAAACACCCCCTAATCAAAAAGAAAACTGTGTCAGAAACCCAACTGCAAGATTATCCGATTTGGCTTCTTGATGAGGGGCATTGTTTTAGAGAGCAAGTCATTAAAGTTTGTGCCTTTAAAAACAAACCTGAAGTTTTAAACAATGTACATTTTGATAGTGGTAATCTTGAAACTTTAAAAAACCTAATTCGTCGAGGAGATGGTTACACCCTTATTCCTCATCTATCCACTCTCGATCTCAGTGAACAAGAAAAAAAACATCAATTAAAAAAGTTTAAAACCCCCGTTCCTACCCGTGAAGTTAGTCTCGTTCACAGCAGAACCTTTCTAAAAGAGCACATTATCAACGCTATAATAGACTGCATTATTGACAATGTACCTAATGAATTGAGTTCACTTAAAAAAAGAAACATTGAACGCATCGAAATTTAA
- a CDS encoding thioredoxin family protein, which translates to MIELNEDNLQTILNENPHVIVQYGATWCGNCRMIKPKFKKLAENTQDVTFVYVDAEKYPNSRKLANVDNLPTFAAFKGGELLKQDQGNKIDVVEGLVSEITSH; encoded by the coding sequence ATGATTGAACTAAATGAAGATAACTTACAAACAATACTGAATGAAAATCCACATGTTATTGTACAGTATGGCGCCACCTGGTGCGGAAATTGTAGAATGATAAAGCCTAAATTTAAAAAGCTGGCAGAAAATACTCAGGATGTTACTTTTGTTTATGTTGATGCAGAGAAGTATCCTAACTCAAGAAAGCTTGCAAATGTCGATAATCTTCCTACCTTTGCTGCTTTCAAAGGTGGGGAATTATTAAAACAAGATCAAGGTAATAAAATTGATGTGGTTGAAGGGTTGGTCAGTGAAATTACCAGTCATTAA
- a CDS encoding peroxiredoxin: MSRLVGNQAPSFSEQALVNGEIGNVSLDDFKGKWKILFFYPLDFTFVCPTEIVAFSDAAEKFKEKNCELIACSVDSVFSHLAWTQQDRNDGGLGDVNFPIIADINKKVASDYEVLTDGGVSLRGLFLIDDQNVIQHATINNLSVGRNVDEALRLLAAYQYTAEKGEVCPANWTEGEDSMKPDPQGSKEWFNKHK, from the coding sequence ATGTCAAGATTAGTAGGTAACCAAGCACCAAGTTTTTCTGAACAGGCTTTAGTAAACGGTGAAATTGGTAATGTTTCATTAGATGATTTTAAAGGTAAGTGGAAAATTTTATTCTTTTATCCTCTAGATTTTACTTTTGTATGTCCAACAGAAATTGTGGCATTTTCTGATGCTGCAGAAAAATTTAAAGAAAAGAACTGTGAATTGATTGCATGTTCTGTGGATTCCGTATTTTCTCACCTTGCGTGGACTCAGCAAGATAGAAATGATGGTGGTTTAGGGGATGTTAATTTTCCAATTATTGCAGATATCAACAAGAAAGTAGCCAGTGATTATGAAGTCTTAACCGATGGAGGTGTTTCACTAAGAGGCTTATTCTTGATTGATGATCAAAATGTGATTCAACATGCAACCATTAACAACCTTTCTGTTGGAAGAAATGTAGATGAAGCCTTACGTTTGTTAGCAGCGTATCAATATACTGCTGAAAAAGGCGAAGTCTGCCCAGCAAACTGGACTGAAGGTGAAGACAGCATGAAACCTGATCCACAAGGTTCAAAAGAGTGGTTCAATAAACATAAATAA